A genomic window from Elaeis guineensis isolate ETL-2024a chromosome 3, EG11, whole genome shotgun sequence includes:
- the LOC105040295 gene encoding probable WRKY transcription factor 56 has protein sequence MFPSTTSAVLNQGLVASQETMVTSHMSFTPQTSPLPHLAFSPYGLQHSLGGDAPSNPRESLPSLPLRLRVGGSPQIGASAVQRPSSNILWPWNEEWSLNNKRSSVGEAHHNNNRNNSSTSNIGSSSSINCLSVSALRMKKMKARRKVREPRFCFKTMSEVDVLDDGYKWRKYGQKVVKNTQHPRSYYRCTQDNCRVKKRVERLAEDPRMVITTYEGRHAHSPSHDEDDQNRAASQINFFW, from the exons ATGTTTCCTTCCACAACCAGTGCAGTGCTGAACCAAGGGTTGGTGGCGAGTCAAGAGACCATGGTGACTTCCCACATGAGCTTCACCCCCCAAACCTCACCTCTTCCTCATCTGGCCTTCTCTCCATATGGCCTTCAGCACTCTCTGGGAGGGGATGCTCCCTCTAATCCAAGGGAAAGCCTCCCATCCTTGCCTCTAAGGCTCAGAGTTGGTGGCTCACCCCAAATTGGAGCTTCTGCAGTGCAAAGGCCAAGCAGCAACATTCTTTG GCCATGGAATGAAGAGTGGTCATTGAACAACAAGAGATCCTCAGTTGGAGAGGCTCATCATAACAACAACAGGAACAACAGCAGCACTAGCAATATTGGTTCTAGTAGTAGTATCAACTGTCTATCAGTCAGCGCTTTaaggatgaagaagatgaaggcaAGAAGGAAGGTAAGGGAGCCAAGGTTTTGTTTTAAGACCATGAGTGAAGTGGATGTGTTGGATGATGGCTACAAGTGGAGGAAGTACGGCCAGAAGGTTGTGAAGAATACACAGCACCCAAG GAGCTACTACCGATGCACTCAGGACAACTGCCGAGTTAAGAAGCGGGTCGAGCGTTTGGCTGAGGATCCAAGGATGGTGATCACGACGTATGAGGGCAGGCATGCACATTCTCCATCGCACGATGAAGATGATCAGAACCGAGCTGCGTCTCAGATCAACTTCTTCTGGTAG